AAAATCACTTACTTATTTAGCCGGAGCAACCTCAGCTGGAATTATTATGGGAGCAAAAGTACCTATAGTGCTAGTTTCTAGAGCTGACGATTATGAAACTAAATTGTATTCAATAGCTTTAGGTTCACATATTGCAAGCAAATGTAAATAGAAAAGGAGAGATTCCCTTGCCAAGAATTAATGTAATTGAGAAATTTTGTAAGAGCTGCGGACTATGTATAGAAGTATGTCCTAAAAAGATAATAGCTATAGGTGACACAGCAAATGACAAAGGTTATTTTACTGCAGTATGTATTAACCAGGATGAATGTATAGGTTGCGGGCTTTGCGCAACTATTTGCCCTGATGTAGCTATAGAAGTTTACAAATAGAGCCAAAGGAGAGATAAAATATGGAAAGAGTATTGATGAAAGGAAATGAAATTATCGGTGAAGCTGCCATAAGATCAGGATGTAGGTTGTTTTTCGGTTATCCTATTACCCCTTCAACCGAGGTAATAGAGTATTTATCAGCTAAGTTTCCAGATGTAGGTGGAACTATTGTTCAAGCAGAAGATGAAATAGGAGCTATAAACATGTGCTATGGAGCAGCATGTACTGGAAATAGAGTAATGACTGCATCATCAAGCCCAGGGGTAAGCTTAAAGCAAGAAGGACTTTCATATAGTGCTGCTGCTGAGCTTCCAATGGTTGTAGTAAATGTAAACAGATGTGGACCAGGACTAGGTGGACTAGGGCCAGCGCAATCAGATTACTTCCAAGCTACCAAAGGTGGCGGTCATGGAGACTATAGATTAATAGTGCTTGCACCTTCTAAGGCTCAGGAGCTTTACGACTACACTATGATGGCATTTGATCTAGCAGAAAAATACAGAAACCCTGTAATGATTTTAAGTGATGGATTTCTAGGACAGACTATGGAACCAGTAATCTTAAAAGAAAAACCTGCAAGTGAAGAATATGACAGAAGCTGGATTGTAAATGGAGCAAAGGGAAGAGAAAAGAGGATCATAGCAAGCTATTCACTTACAAATGAAATCGGTGAAGAAAACAATTTAA
This is a stretch of genomic DNA from Acetoanaerobium sticklandii. It encodes these proteins:
- a CDS encoding indolepyruvate ferredoxin oxidoreductase subunit alpha; this translates as MPRINVIEKFCKSCGLCIEVCPKKIIAIGDTANDKGYFTAVCINQDECIGCGLCATICPDVAIEVYK
- the vorB gene encoding 3-methyl-2-oxobutanoate dehydrogenase subunit VorB, giving the protein MERVLMKGNEIIGEAAIRSGCRLFFGYPITPSTEVIEYLSAKFPDVGGTIVQAEDEIGAINMCYGAACTGNRVMTASSSPGVSLKQEGLSYSAAAELPMVVVNVNRCGPGLGGLGPAQSDYFQATKGGGHGDYRLIVLAPSKAQELYDYTMMAFDLAEKYRNPVMILSDGFLGQTMEPVILKEKPASEEYDRSWIVNGAKGREKRIIASYSLTNEIGEENNLRWEAKYKAIEEQEQQWEEFQTDDAEYLLVSYGTTGRICKSTVIEARKKGIKLGLIRPITLWPFPKKAFAPFMDKVKGIVTVELNTGQMIEDVELAVRCKPETHLFRRQGGMLPTEFEILEFVESKFNLNSDKEV